From a region of the Trichoderma atroviride chromosome 6, complete sequence genome:
- a CDS encoding uncharacterized protein (EggNog:ENOG41~BUSCO:EOG092D4QXS) — MGKRKSSSKPMGPKRADPLPTTFTCLFCNHEKSVTVKLDRKAGVGQLDCRICGQKFQCAVNYLSAAVDVYGEWVDAAEAVSKADGGIGSAGRGYGARRPTDNKNTIDEHEEIDHDDY, encoded by the exons ATGGGAAAGCGCAAATCCTCGTCAAAGCCTATGGGTCCCAAGAGG GCTGATCCCTTACCAACTACCTTCACCTGCCTCTTCTGCAACCACGAGAAGTCGGTAACTGTCAAGCTTGACAGGAAAGCTGGTGTGGGCCAGCTAGACTGCCGCATCTGCGGGCAAAAATTCCAATGCGCCGTCAACT ACCTATCGGCCGCCGTTGATGTGTACGGAGAATgggttgatgctgctg AGGCAGTCTCGAAGGCGGATGGCGGAATTGGGAGCGCCGGCAGAGGGTATGGTGCTCGAAGACCTACGGACAACAAAAATACTATTGACGAGCACGAAGAGATCGATCACGACGATTACTGA